In Calypte anna isolate BGI_N300 chromosome Z, bCalAnn1_v1.p, whole genome shotgun sequence, the following are encoded in one genomic region:
- the F2RL1 gene encoding proteinase-activated receptor 2 → MAGRRGLYLLPLLLCALLGAAALPESSGTGSSKGRSFAGRKVPNANNASEEFYEVDQFAANALTGKLTTVFLPIVYIIVFIIGLPSNALALWVFFFRTKKKHPAVIYMVNLALADLLFVVWFPLKIAYHLNGNNWLFGEGLCKVFVGFFYGNMYCSILFITCLSVQRYWVVVNPIVHSRKKSEIALGISLAIWIVILLGTIPLYLVNQTVYISNLNITTCHDVLPENVLAHDMFNYFLSLAIGLFLIPALLTAVAYILMIKTLNASISDVSTGKKRKRAIKLIIAVLSMYLICFTPSNVLLVVHYLLLKAYSQSYLYVSYITALCLSTLNSCIDPFIYYYISKDFRDNLKNALLCRSVRTTRRMQVSLSSNRYPKKSNSYSSSSNGTTKSTY, encoded by the exons ATGGCTGGGCGCCGCGGGCTGTacctgctgccactgctgctctgcGCGCTGCTGGGAGCCGCCGCTCTCCCAG aGAGTAGTGGAACTGGCAGTTCAAAAGGAAGAAGCTTTGCTGGCCGGAAAGTTCCAAATGCAAATAATGCCTCAGAAGAGTTCTATGAAGTGGATCAATTTGCAGCAAATGCCCTCACAGGAAAGCTGACTACAGTTTTTCTTCCCATTGTCTATATCATTGTCTTTATCATTGGTTTACCAAGCAATGCTTTGGCCctctgggtgttttttttccgaacaaagaagaaacatcCAGCTGTGATTTATATGGTTAACTTGGCATTAGCAGATCTTCTTTTTGTTGTCTGGTTCCCGCTGAAGATTGCGTACCATCTAAATGGCAATAATTGGCTATTTGGTGAAGGTCTCTGCAAAGTATTTGTTGGATTTTTCTATGGAAATATGTACTGTTCCATTCTGTTTATAACATGTCTCAGTGTGCAACGATACTGGGTTGTAGTAAACCCCATAGTgcattccagaaaaaaatctgaaattgcTTTGGGCATCTCCCTTGCTATCTGGATAGTGATTTTGCTAGGCACCATTCCATTGTATCTTGTTAATCAGACAGTATACATTTCAAACCTTAACATCACTACCTGCCATGATGTGTTGCCTGAAAATGTTTTGGCTCATGACATGTTCAATTATTTCCTCTCACTTGCAATTGGACTCTTCTTAATCCCAGCTCTCCTCACTGCTGTTGCTTATATACTAATGATTAAGACTCTGAATGCTTCCATCTCAGATGTAAGCACTGGGAAGAAACGAAAAAGAGCAATTAAACTCATTATTGCTGTCCTGTCTATGTATCTCATCTGTTTTACACCTAGCAATGTGCTACTTGTTGTGCACTATTTACTCCTCAAAGCCTACAGCCAGAGCTATCTGTATGTGTCATACATAACTGCACTGTGTCTTTCTACTTTGAACAGTTGTATTGATCCATTCATCTATTACTATATTTCAAAAGACTTCAGAGACAATCTTAAAAATGCTCTTCTTTGCCGGAGTGTGCGAACTACAAGGAGAATGCAGGTGTCTCTGTCATCGAACAGGTACCCCAAGAAGTCAAATTCTTACTCTTCAAGCTCAAATGGGACCACTAAATCAACCTACTGA